Sequence from the Maribellus comscasis genome:
GTTACATTTTGAAGCCTTAAAAATGAGCCATCTTCAACCAACCAACTGGATACATTGTTGTATTCAATCCCTGATATGCCCCATGCCCAAAGTTCATTGGTCGGGTTCTCGGGCGTCCAGGCATCCATGATTTGTTTGACGCCTCCTTTATTTATTCCTGCGGTCCACAAAAAGTTTTTGTTGGCATTAAAAACATCATTTCCATACCGGAAACTAAAAACAAAAGAAAAGTCAAAATTCTTATAGCTAAACTGATTGGTAAATCCACCAAACCAATCCGGAATTCCATTTCCAATAATCGTACGGTCATATTCTGAATCAATCACTCCATCAGGAACGCCATCAGGACCACTTACATCTTTATATCTCGGACCTCCGACTACTCCACTTCCATCAAACTGAGGAAGATTGGTTGCTTCATCTTCATTTTGGTTAACTCCATCATATACATACCCATACATGGAGCCCAAAGGATCTCCTTCCCGGACAATGAAAACGCTTGATTTATGTCCGTAGCTTCCTGTAAAAAAATAATCGGCATCAGAAAGCCTTAGTACTTTGGTCGATGGGAAAGAAATATTGAATGAACTGGTCCATTTTAATTTGCCGTTTAAGATTACCCCGTTAATATCAAATTCATAACCGTAAGATTCTATATCACCTACATTAGTGGTATAACTACTAAAACCGGAATAATAAGGGACTGGTGCATTCAATAGCAAATCAATTGATTTTTTATGGTAATAATCTGCGGTGATATTCAGACGATTGTTAAAAAAACCAATGTCAATCCCAACATCAGCCTGCTCATTTTGTTCCCATTTCAGATCTTCGTTTGCCATTGTTCCCGGGATTAATCCAAGGTTTTGGGTAGAATTAATTGAGATATTGGCTGTTGCAAATTGCAACATTGAAGCATAGTTTCCGATTGAATTGTTCCCGGTTATCCCATAACTCAAGCGGAATTTTAAGTTTGAAAATATATTCAGGGCTTTTATAAATTCTTCTTCTGAGGCCCTCCATGCAAAAGCTCCTGAAGGGAACGTCCCCCACTTGTTGTTAATCCCGAAGTTGGACGAGCCATCTGCCCTTACCGAAGCAGTAAGCAAATACCGGTCAGCGTAATTATAATTCACCCTGCCAAAAAAACTGGCAATGGTACTTTTCCATTTTCCTGACACAGGTGTAGATGGCGTAGTGCCAAGCCCAATATTATCAGCCCCCAAATTTTCGATAGGGAAATTAGTCGATTTCATCGACATACTTTCATACACCGTTGACTGGGCACTAAATCCACCTAAACCCTGAACTTTGTGTTTCCCAATGGTCAATTTATAATCAGCCGTATTTTCATACAACCATGCAATCCGCTGATTTTGACTAATTTGGGCAATCCCATTATAGTTGCGCCCGTAACCTACATCCGATGGCAAATACGATTTATTCTTTGTGGAAGAATAAGCCATTGCCCCGTTGGCCCTTAGTGTAAGTCCTTTGACAGGTCTATATTCCAAATAATTGGTTGTTCGTATACTTGCTGAATTTTTCAAAGCCTGTTTCTCGGTCAGCCATTTTAACGGGTTAGTCGATTCGGCACCGGTTCCTACTTCAGGATCCAGGTAATCACCTAAATCTTCCCCAATATTACCACCGACAATGTAAGGACGTGCTATAAGAATAAAACGGCCTATATCAGCTTCTCCTGAAAGCGATGCACCATCCCTTTCATCAAAAGAATACGAGAGATTTGTTCCGGCTTTTAATTTGTCATTCAATTTTGAATCAATCTTGAGCCTCGCATTTACCCGGTAGTATTCTGACCCTTCGGCGATACCTTCCTGCTTAAAATAACCAACGGAAGATGAATATTGTGTACGCTCACTTCCTCCATTAATCTGTAAATTATGTGTCTGTATTACCGCTTTTCGGTATGCCGCATCCTGCCAATCGATACTTGTTGAGTCAGCCCAGGTTTCCGGATTTTCAAATTGCCAGGCATCCTCCTCTGAAGCTAATTCCTTCTGAATGGTTGCATATTCAACAATATCGACAGTTTCAAGCTTCTTTATAATATTTGAAACAGTACACTTGCCATTATAAGTTATATTAAGCGTTCCTTTTTTACCTGATTTTGTAGTGATAATAATAACACCATTGGACGCCCTTGCTCCATAAATAGCACCAGCTGAAGCATCTTTTAAGACTTCAACAGATTCTATATCCTGCGGATTCAAATCCATATTATCTCCCCCTAGTTGAGGAAACCCGTCGATAACATAAAGCGGCTCATTCGACGCAGATATGGAAGATCCCCCTCTAATTATAATGTTGCTGGCTTCTCCCGGCTGACCACTCTGCGAAGTAACCTGCACTCCTGCTGCCAACCCCTGTAGTGCATCATTTAATGAAGCGGTATTTATTTTTTCAATGTTATCTGCCTTCACCGAAGTAACAGAGCCGGTTAGATCCCTCTTTTTAATAGTTCCATAGCCAATCGCCACAACCTCCTCAATCCCAATAGCACTTTCTTCCATTATCACATCTATTGATGCTTTTCCAGCAACAGAAATTTCCTGTGGCTTCATACCTATAAAAGAGAAAACCAATATACTATTAGTAGGTACATTTACAAGTGAATAATTTCCTTTTGTATCTGTTATGGCACCTTGGGTGGTTCCTTTCACTATTATGGTCACCCCCGGTAAAGGAACATTATTTAAATCGGTAACCTTACCGCTAATAGTTTTCTGCTGTTGTGCAAAATCAGGCATGAGAATAATACTTGTACCCAATTTTTTAAAAGTGAAATTTGTATTCTCAAAAATATCAATAAGAACTTCATCTATAAGTCGATTTGATGCATGAATATTTATTTTTCGGTCCAGATTAATTTCTTCCTTATCGTATACAAATAAATAGTCGGTTTGTGTTTCAATAGCATCAAGAACTTCTTTTACAGGAGCATTTTTAAAAGCAATATTAATTTTATCAACCTGCGATCTTGCGTTTATCGCATATAATGAAGAGCTAAATATCAAAAAAACCAGAAGTGTTATTTTCATTTTTCTTAATAATGGTTTCATTAAGTCAAAGTAGTCCTTTGACAAATAATTTTTCATAAATTTGTTTTTTATGTTAATACTTTAGTTTGTTTTAGCGAACACGATCAGTATTGACCATTAGCCGGAAAGTGTGAGCGCACTTACCGGCTTTTTTAGAATTTCATTTTATCATAAGCCTTAGTTCTTTTAAAGTTTATTATTCGATTATTATTTTATTGGTTTTCTCGTCAATCCGATAGTTAAAATTTTCTTTTAATTGTACCACTTTCAAAATATGTTCAACACCATCTTTCATTCTGAATTTTCCTGAATAGCGTGAATTGAACTTTTGCGTATTTTTAACTTCTATAATGATATCAAAATACAATTCTAAATTATGGACCAGTTCAGTAAATGAAATATTGTCAAAACTGATGATTCCTTCGCGCCATAGAAAATGATCCGGATTTTCAATCGCAGAAACAATCATTTTCCCGTCTCTTAATACGGCTTCCTTATTGGGAGATAAGCTCATTCCCGAACTTTCACCTTGTTTTATTATTTCAACTGCCCCCTCTAACAACGAAGTTTCAAATTCTTCTGTTTCAGAGTATGCAATCAAATTAAATTTTGTACCCAAAACCTTTACATCATATTTACTGGTGTTAACAACAAATGGCTTTTTCATTTTATGTGTTACCTCAAAAAAGCCCTCACCATCTAATTCAACATTACGTTCCTTATTGGCAAATTGGGAGGGAAACTTAAAAGTAGTTTTTGCATTGAGCCAAACTTTCGTACTATCTGCCAAAATAATTTCAGCCCGTTGTCCGGCCGGAACATGTATGGTTTGCATCCGGGAAGACAACCGGGAAAAGGAGTGAGTTGGGAAAACGAATCGAGCTACAAAAAAAGCAAAAACAAAAACGGCTGCAATTTTTGAAACTTCCCAATACCATTTGCTATTAAACGGTATCAGAAATTTCATTTTCTTTTGATTCGAGTTTATTTCAATATCTGAATGCCAAATTGAAATATCATTCAATTTCCTTAGTGCAAAATATTCTTGCATATTTTTAGGATCCGCATCAAGCCAATGGGTAATCTTTACTTTTTCTTCGTCTGTGACGTTCCCATTTATGTATTTCAAAAGTAGATCGTTCATATTCCAGTTTATAAAAAATATCAAACCCGAATTTTCCTTTACAACCAGAATACGACTCGAAATACAAGAGCCCTAGTATATTTTTTGATTTTTTTTACAATTTTAAAAAAAACAATGCTCCCAAAAGAGGGATATAATCTTTTAACGACATCCTTAATTCCCTCACAGCCTGCCCAATATGATACTCAACTCCTTTAAGGGAAATATGATAAAATTTTGCAATTTCTTTGTGCGATTTATGTTCAAACCTACTCATTATAAATATTTCCCTTGTTCTTGGCTGAAGTCTCTTAAGCGTTTCCTCAATTATAGAGTGAATTTCTTTTGCAAAAACTTCCTGAGGATTGCTTGATTCGAGAGAAGCGGTTCTTATTGCCAGTTCCCGTTCCAGAGTTGTAGCTATTTTATGGTAAACATCGCGTCTTACTGACTGGTGTTTTAAATGATCAAGCGCCCGATTTTTTAGGATTGAAAATAAATAGGGAGCTATCGGATCGATGGTTTCCATTTTCAATTGTTGCCATAACTTTATTAATGAGTCAGAAACAATATCTTCTGCAACCATGTCATCGTGCACGTACGATTTTACAAATAGGTACGATTTTTTGTAAAAAGTAGTATATATTTCGTTGAAACCATGTAAAGGAATATCTACTCCCATTTAGTAAAGTTTAGCTTGACGCCAAAATTAAAAAAATTATAATTCTACAAAAAACAGAATACAAACTCTTGTTTTTCAGATGTTCAAATCATTTCTCTGAGGTTATCAGGTTTTATCTTGATATATATTTTTAACTTTAGAATCAACAAATGGCGTTTCGAAATCACCATTTTCTTTTCTATCAATAAAAAATGATTACCTTCTGAAAACAAAGAGCAGCTCAAAAAAATTAGATCAGTCTGTTTTATCTGCAATCAAAATTATGCTTGTATATGTTGCAGTTATTTACAGGAAAAGACTAACAGACTTTTTCCGATTCTACATTAATTAAACAAATACGATGAAATAGGAAGGAATTTATTCTTTATGTTTATGAAGCATTGGTGCACCGTAAACCGGACAACAATGTTTTACAAATAGAAAAAAGCCGCCCCTAACTGAAGCGGCCTTTTGTCTAACTAAACCAAATCTATCGAATAAAAATCTTTTGACTCAAAATAAGATACTTACAATCTGATTCCTCTCATTCTAACACCTCAATACAATTGGAAAACCAAGTTTTTATTCCTCACTAAAAAGCCAGGAAAAATTAATTCAATCCACTGGCATCAATATACTTTTCTGCATATCTCCGTCCAAGTTCCCGCTGGCCTTCCGAATTAAAATGCAGGTTATCTCCCCTGTCTTCCAACCCTTCAGAAGAAATATAAAAAAGGTAACTATTCTCTTCGGCAACCTTTCTGATAATTTGATTGACTTCCTCAAAATAGGCCGCCTTTTCTTCGGGTTCGGCAAATCTTCCAATTTCACCCAAAATTATTGGCAATTCATCATCGGCAACACTTGTTCTGAATTTTGAAAACAAGGTCAATAAAGTATCCTCGTATTCGGGCAAATCGGTTTCATTGGCATTACGTTCTCCCTGATGCCATAATATTCCTTTTATGGTTCCTTTCTTTTTTGACAACTGTGCCTTCGCTTTAAAATTACTAAGAAGTTTTACACTACGATGTTCTTCGTCGTTGAGCCACTGAAAAACGGAACTTCCGCCCACAGCACAAGGAACCATGGCAATGGTAACTGAGTCAGGGACAAAATTTAACAGTTCTTTTGCAAAACTAAGCCCACAATCCAAGCCCGCTGATCCAGGCTCATAAAAATGCAACGGCTCTTTAGCAGTAATCCAATTGTTTCCACTGTTAATGGTAATAATTCGATTGTTGGTAATCAGGTCCTGTGCCTCAACCGCTCCTCTGCCGGCCATGTTGGACTGGCCAGCCATAAGGAAAACCCAAACGGTTTTATTATTTTCGTCCTTCGGTTCTGTTTCTCCAGGCTCTTCTTTTGAGCATGAAATCCATGAAACCAAGAACATAAGCACGGATAAAACGAAAAATTTGCCTGCAATTATTTTTACCTGCCTAATCTTCATCCCGATAAATATTGAATGTTTTTGCATCTTCTATTTCTAAGATTTCGCCTTCGAAAAAATTATTTCCCAAAGCTTCAAATTCGAATTGATCTGATTTTGGCGTACCTTTTTCAGAATATAAAACAATGTTTCCTGGTTCATGTACTGTTAAATTCAAACTACTTCTGTCTATGTTTTGAATTTCAACGGTTGACGGAGATAAATATTTATCAGGCCGCCCAACCACGGCCCAACCTCCTTCTACCGGACACATCAAGTACAATTTGTGTCCAAAACCTTTTATTTCAAAATCAATTCCGTTTTCATCAATTTTCTGGCCTTCCTTTTCTTTCCAATTATAAATGATCAATCCTTCTTGTGGAATTGACCACTTCCCGGGATAAGGTTGCATCATCACTCCGGAATTGGAATAGTCTTCAGCTGAAATGTGCCCATTTAATGCCTCTTCGTTATCTACCGAAAGATTATAAGCTGCAATGGCACATGCTTTATTCTTAAGAGGTGAAATAACTTTATAAACATTTTTTTTCTCATAGAGTGCATCTGAAAATACACTTTCGGGTAACGGAACTCCGGGTGCTTCGGGCCGTATCAACAAGCCATCGTTATAACACAAAGGCATTATAACTTCTTTATGAAAGTCCTCCGGTGCGTCTGAAAGATATATTGGACCACCAGACATGGCTTTTGTTACGGCCATTGTTTCTCCCACCTGCGTATCTGACGAGTGAAACATATCATGGTCAGGCCATAAAGTCTGTCCCAGCCAAACGACATTAAAAACCGATTGTAATATTTGCGATTTTGACGTTGCCAGATTGTTTTTCTGGTAGTCGGGGCTGGTTCGCATTGTTGCGCTGTGGGTAGCATTTAACAGGTCGATTGTGTTTTGTGCACTACAATTCATCAGCCCCAGATTGTAGGAAAAGCATGATTTTTCCAATGAAAGTACATTGTTCATTTGTGCCCTTGCAGGATTAGGTGTTCCATAATATTCAATAGTAGAACGAGAAACATTATCGGTTTTAAGAAAATCAAATCCAATGTCTTTTATCTTTTTCATAAAACGCATATAAAAAATCTCACTGTCCTCTTGATTATCTTTCGGAATTAAAGCTTCAAATCTAACATCTGCGTCCTCCAAATACTGATTATCCTTTGGATTTTTCTCCCTTTTAACAGGCTGTGGCATTAAATATGGTGCCAAATCAGTCATTTCGTGTTCGGGCGAAACATTGTTCCAATGCATTAACAAGGTATGCCAAATGCCCATCCATTTTATTTTGTCCTCCTTTCTACTTGCAATTATGGGCTCCCAGCCATTGGGAAACTTGTTTTTGTCGGGTTCCAGGGAAAACATCCGTCCGTCTTTTAACGTTTGATGCCCGTCATCAATAAGCAACCAACGTACAGGAATATCTGACTTTTCAATATTGTTTACGGCATTCTGTATTATTTCTTCGTTGATATTTTTATGATATTGCTCCCAGGTACACCAGCCCAAATACTTCATTGGTTCAGGATACTTTTTATGAGACCTTAAACTTACTTTGTTTTTATACAGCGCTGAATTTGCCAGGTTTTTCCAGACTTTAAAAATTGACTCATACACATTCTCTCCTACTGCCCAAGCCAATAAAGGTACTTCTGCAGTTTGAGGAACAGGCTTTGTTCCGAGCGTACCATAGTCCACAATAAGCTTTCCATCCTTTTGCGTCTCTAACCAACTTACAGATGCTTCACCCGATAGTGGCATGATGGTCATAAACTTCCCGTCAGCTAATTTTAACAACATCATTAAAGCCCGTTTATTGGGCATTGGAATCCTTGGAGGAATGGGAGTTTTCGGCACAAAAATAGAAGTCAAATCCGTTTTTCCTACCCAAGGGAACATCCGGTTGCTGGCCCCAATCCAGCGAAACATATTTGAATCGGCAGCCACATGGCAATATTCAGTAAACTCAGGAAGGATGATTTCTCTAGAACTTGTTTCTCCTTCAGCATCGGGTGTGCCGAGGACAATGAGATTACTTTCATTTCCATTGGCTAAATCAATATTGTGGGTATTTCCTTGGTTTGTATTACAGGAAATATATAAAACAGGAATAAAGATGATTAAAAAAACAAATGGATGAAATATTTTCTGAAGTCTTATTTGAATCTCGTTGATTATTAATTTCATCATAACTTATGAATTAAAAAGGTAAAACGTCTGTATTGAATTTAGCTAATTATTTCTGGTTAATTACAATTTTTCTCTTTAGCAGGGGATCTAAGTATTAACAGCAATGAGGTAGGAAACATCTTTAATTTATAAAATGATCTTTCTTTTCAAAATTAAATTCAGTTCCAGAAAACAATCAACTTCTCTATTAACGCTGTGCAGTAATAAAGAAGTTGATTTAAGCTATTTAATTAGGCTTCTGCTGGTTTGGATCGGTTAACGGAGAAATATTGTTTTCTGACCCCGGATATCCCATATTTTGATTAATATGCCCTAAAGAATTGGATTTTATAACTTCTTCTTTTATTGGCCAATATACATGATAAGGTAACATTCGGTAAATATTTGAAACATTTAATACTTCATCTCTGTAAAAATTATTCCTTCTCATTACACGGTCATAAAACCAGTTATTTTCGTGCATGTTTTCCAAAGAATATCCATCTTGTCCCAGTTGGGCCATAATGTACGCTACTCTCGTTAACTCACACTTTCGGGGTGTTTCCCAATATAACTCGCGGGCGCGTTCATCAAAAATATAATCAATATCCACAGTTTCCTTCTGACTTGCCTGCGCCCGGGCACGAACTGTATTTACATCTTTTGTGGCATTGGGAATATCACCTTTCCACCAGTAAGCCTCAGCTCTTAACAGATAAAGTTCTGCCAGTCTGTAAACATACATATCGCTCCATGCTCCATTTGGCTTTGGATTTTTTGAATCGTCGATATAAACAAGTTTGTTATACATTATTGGATACCAGGCACGTATATCCGTAATAAAATTACCGTTGAAGGATTGCCCGTAATAGTCAGAATTTGGATTGTTGTATATATATCTTTCCATTCCAAAATAATTATTATGTGAATACCTTATATCAGTTGTATCCTCCCACCGCATATCTCTGAAAAACTGACATGGAATCATCCTTCCAACTCCCCTTCCAA
This genomic interval carries:
- a CDS encoding Sip1-related alpha-galactosidase, whose amino-acid sequence is MMKLIINEIQIRLQKIFHPFVFLIIFIPVLYISCNTNQGNTHNIDLANGNESNLIVLGTPDAEGETSSREIILPEFTEYCHVAADSNMFRWIGASNRMFPWVGKTDLTSIFVPKTPIPPRIPMPNKRALMMLLKLADGKFMTIMPLSGEASVSWLETQKDGKLIVDYGTLGTKPVPQTAEVPLLAWAVGENVYESIFKVWKNLANSALYKNKVSLRSHKKYPEPMKYLGWCTWEQYHKNINEEIIQNAVNNIEKSDIPVRWLLIDDGHQTLKDGRMFSLEPDKNKFPNGWEPIIASRKEDKIKWMGIWHTLLMHWNNVSPEHEMTDLAPYLMPQPVKREKNPKDNQYLEDADVRFEALIPKDNQEDSEIFYMRFMKKIKDIGFDFLKTDNVSRSTIEYYGTPNPARAQMNNVLSLEKSCFSYNLGLMNCSAQNTIDLLNATHSATMRTSPDYQKNNLATSKSQILQSVFNVVWLGQTLWPDHDMFHSSDTQVGETMAVTKAMSGGPIYLSDAPEDFHKEVIMPLCYNDGLLIRPEAPGVPLPESVFSDALYEKKNVYKVISPLKNKACAIAAYNLSVDNEEALNGHISAEDYSNSGVMMQPYPGKWSIPQEGLIIYNWKEKEGQKIDENGIDFEIKGFGHKLYLMCPVEGGWAVVGRPDKYLSPSTVEIQNIDRSSLNLTVHEPGNIVLYSEKGTPKSDQFEFEALGNNFFEGEILEIEDAKTFNIYRDED
- a CDS encoding RNA polymerase sigma-70 factor; amino-acid sequence: MGVDIPLHGFNEIYTTFYKKSYLFVKSYVHDDMVAEDIVSDSLIKLWQQLKMETIDPIAPYLFSILKNRALDHLKHQSVRRDVYHKIATTLERELAIRTASLESSNPQEVFAKEIHSIIEETLKRLQPRTREIFIMSRFEHKSHKEIAKFYHISLKGVEYHIGQAVRELRMSLKDYIPLLGALFFLKL
- a CDS encoding TonB-dependent receptor; the encoded protein is MKNYLSKDYFDLMKPLLRKMKITLLVFLIFSSSLYAINARSQVDKINIAFKNAPVKEVLDAIETQTDYLFVYDKEEINLDRKINIHASNRLIDEVLIDIFENTNFTFKKLGTSIILMPDFAQQQKTISGKVTDLNNVPLPGVTIIVKGTTQGAITDTKGNYSLVNVPTNSILVFSFIGMKPQEISVAGKASIDVIMEESAIGIEEVVAIGYGTIKKRDLTGSVTSVKADNIEKINTASLNDALQGLAAGVQVTSQSGQPGEASNIIIRGGSSISASNEPLYVIDGFPQLGGDNMDLNPQDIESVEVLKDASAGAIYGARASNGVIIITTKSGKKGTLNITYNGKCTVSNIIKKLETVDIVEYATIQKELASEEDAWQFENPETWADSTSIDWQDAAYRKAVIQTHNLQINGGSERTQYSSSVGYFKQEGIAEGSEYYRVNARLKIDSKLNDKLKAGTNLSYSFDERDGASLSGEADIGRFILIARPYIVGGNIGEDLGDYLDPEVGTGAESTNPLKWLTEKQALKNSASIRTTNYLEYRPVKGLTLRANGAMAYSSTKNKSYLPSDVGYGRNYNGIAQISQNQRIAWLYENTADYKLTIGKHKVQGLGGFSAQSTVYESMSMKSTNFPIENLGADNIGLGTTPSTPVSGKWKSTIASFFGRVNYNYADRYLLTASVRADGSSNFGINNKWGTFPSGAFAWRASEEEFIKALNIFSNLKFRLSYGITGNNSIGNYASMLQFATANISINSTQNLGLIPGTMANEDLKWEQNEQADVGIDIGFFNNRLNITADYYHKKSIDLLLNAPVPYYSGFSSYTTNVGDIESYGYEFDINGVILNGKLKWTSSFNISFPSTKVLRLSDADYFFTGSYGHKSSVFIVREGDPLGSMYGYVYDGVNQNEDEATNLPQFDGSGVVGGPRYKDVSGPDGVPDGVIDSEYDRTIIGNGIPDWFGGFTNQFSYKNFDFSFVFSFRYGNDVFNANKNFLWTAGINKGGVKQIMDAWTPENPTNELWAWGISGIEYNNVSSWLVEDGSFLRLQNVTIGYNLSKSVMRKVGIKKCRVFLSGDKLLTFSKYSGYDPEVSVSSSMLTPGVDFSNYPHAKSVTFGINLTF
- a CDS encoding FecR family protein, giving the protein MNDLLLKYINGNVTDEEKVKITHWLDADPKNMQEYFALRKLNDISIWHSDIEINSNQKKMKFLIPFNSKWYWEVSKIAAVFVFAFFVARFVFPTHSFSRLSSRMQTIHVPAGQRAEIILADSTKVWLNAKTTFKFPSQFANKERNVELDGEGFFEVTHKMKKPFVVNTSKYDVKVLGTKFNLIAYSETEEFETSLLEGAVEIIKQGESSGMSLSPNKEAVLRDGKMIVSAIENPDHFLWREGIISFDNISFTELVHNLELYFDIIIEVKNTQKFNSRYSGKFRMKDGVEHILKVVQLKENFNYRIDEKTNKIIIE
- a CDS encoding sialate O-acetylesterase, whose product is MKIRQVKIIAGKFFVLSVLMFLVSWISCSKEEPGETEPKDENNKTVWVFLMAGQSNMAGRGAVEAQDLITNNRIITINSGNNWITAKEPLHFYEPGSAGLDCGLSFAKELLNFVPDSVTIAMVPCAVGGSSVFQWLNDEEHRSVKLLSNFKAKAQLSKKKGTIKGILWHQGERNANETDLPEYEDTLLTLFSKFRTSVADDELPIILGEIGRFAEPEEKAAYFEEVNQIIRKVAEENSYLFYISSEGLEDRGDNLHFNSEGQRELGRRYAEKYIDASGLN